The DNA sequence GGTTATTAAAAAGCAAATTATCGTGGAGCCGCTTCCGGACGGCAGCAGCAGTGTTCGGATAGAGGCGTAAATAATACCACTAGATAGCAAAAAAGGTCTGCCCGCATGAAACAGGCAGACCTTTTTTATAAAGAGGAAGGAATCAAAGCCAATACGGTGGAAAGGTTAGTCACTCTGCAGAGCATCATAGCCTTCTTCACCGGTACGAATCTTTACAGCATTTTCTACATTGTAAACGAAAATCTTGCCGTCTCCGATATGCCAGTATAAAGGACTTCCTTGGCAGTTTCAATGACCTACAGCTCTGTTTCTGCGCCGTTTTCCAGCGGCCGGCTCTGTTCAAAGCAGTGATCACGGTTCATTAGTACTTCCACGTCGGCAATGCGCTGGGTAAAAGTTCGGTTATGTGTAGCAACAATCATCAGTTTATCCGGTGATTTCATGCCGGAAATAAACCGCGTAATCCATTCCTGCCCTTCATCGTCCAGTCCACTGATGGGTTCATCCAAAATGAGAACCGGTGGTTCCATGGCCAGCACGGCGGCTAGTGCGGTCCGCTTTTTTTCTCCGCCGCTCAAGTTAAAAGGTGCCCGCCTGCGGATAGGCTGCAGGTGCAGAAGCTGAATATATTTTTCAACACGCTTTTGTACCTCACTGTCCGGCAGGCCAAGCTGTATCAAACCAAAGGCAATTTCATCTTCTACACTTTTTGTAAAAAGCTGAACTTCGGAAGTTTGGAACACATAGCCGATTTTTTTATGAAACGCCCGGGCAAATTCCGGCTTTTTCATTTTCTTTTCTGTTATTTCTTCTCCATCGAGCAGGTACCTTCCGGAGGTGGGAAAATCCAGCCCATTTAAAATACGAAACAGGGTGGATTTTCCGCATCCGTTGGGACCGTGCAGTACATAACACTTTCCCATTTCAAAGCGGTAGGTCACATGGCTGACAGCGGTGGTTCCCTGATAGGAGAAACTGACGTCGTCTAATTGAATCATTTCATCATCCATTCACTGTAAAAGAAAAGTGCAATCAAAGCGGGTATCAGCAGCAGATAAATCAAGTCAAGCGTGCAAAACCGGCGGGAAGCATAGCTCTTGTATTCTCCGTCAAAGCATCTGCACGCCATTGCTTCTGAAGTTTCCTGTGACATCTGCTGGGACTTTAAAAAAGTTGTCCCGAGAATGCCGCCGGTTTGTGAGGTCTTCCAATTCGTTTTTCCCACGCTGCGCAGGGAAACTGCCTCCAGAATGGCATTGCTGTACCTGCCTAATATTACAAGGAAACGCACGGCCATGTCAAGGACGAACACGAAAATCTGCGGTGCGTGCAGGGCACGGAACGCGTCGGTGACTTCTTTCCAGGTCATGGTGGCATTCATCATAGACAGTACCAGCACGGACTCAAAAACTTTTAAAGTAACGGTGGACATTGTGCGCGGCGACCCGAGAAAGACTGCCGGCAGAAGAAACAGGGCTGTAAAGAATACAGCTGTCAGCACCGGCTTCAGTACCTGCCGAATCATGTTGGGTGTCTGCAGTGCCAACCGCAGCAGTTCTACTGCGATGACAGCCACTACAAAAAAGGCGTTTTTAGCGAGCGCACACAGAAGAATGCAGAGGATGCATACAAAGATGCGCAGTGCGGGCAGAATTTTTGAGGGCTTTGGCTGTGCGTCATTTTCCATCAGGCGGGAAATAAAGTGCATGACTTTCAGATTCGTTTTCAATGGCGAATACCTTTCCTTGTCAGGATTCCGCTACGGGACTTCTGTGTGCACTGGAAATCAGCTTAAAAATAATGATAAGTGCGGCAACGCCTATGACAGCCGACAACATATAGCCGAACCATTCTGGCAGCCCCGCAACGGAGTAGTCCGGCAGCAAGGCACCGTAGTGCAGGCCGGACGTCATGCCGGAGGGCGTAAAACCTGCGCCTGCCGCGGCGATTTCATTTTCGCCCCATTCGCCCCATGCGGTTCCTTCGGCGAGCAGCCCAAGGGGTGTCAGAACAACCAGCGCGCCCAGCAGAATGCGCAGTGGGAGCGGCGTTTGGGTGGTTTCGCTGCGGTGCTGGTCTGTTCGCAGGTTCGGGGAAGTTTTTTGTACAAAAAGCAGTACGCCAACGGTAAAGACCACTTCCGCCAAACCGAAGAGTGTTAAATGCCCAATCAGCATGGCCGGAAGGGAAATGTTCAAACCATAGGGGCAGTACATGGCTTTGCCCGCAGTGTCCCGGAACAGCATGGGCTGAATGCCGAACTCAATCGCCGCACACAGCGCCGCTGCATTGATGCCAAGATAGGAACCAACCGCTGCACCAAGAATGTGTTTTCCCTTCTTTTTTTGTCTGCTGCTGATGAACGTTGCAACAGCATACCCGACGAACGGCAGAACAAATGCCATATTAAAGCAGTTTGCTCCGAAACTCAGGACACCGCCGTCCCCAAAAATCAATGCCTGCAGCAGCAGAGCAACGCTGACTGATATACAGGCCGCATACGGCCCTAAAAGGAGTGCGATGAGGGTACCTCCTACAGCATGGCCTGTGGTTCCGCCAGGAATCGGAATATTGAACATCATGCTGATGAAAGAAAATGCCGCGGCAACGCCCATCAGCGGCAGCTTTTCCTTTGGAATTTCCTTTTTCACCTTTTTAACAGATACAATCCATGCGGGTACCATTGCGGCGGCCATAACCGCACAGGTCTGTGGGCTTAAGTAATTGTCCGGAATATGCATAAAAAACGCTCCCTTTCCTTTTTGGAAAATAAGATTTGGCAGGGGCGAAGCCTTTTTTCACGCAAAACAAAAAAGACACCACGCCCTTCTGCAAAAAAGCGAGGCATCTTCATAATGCCAAAAATCGAGTGCTGTTAATTTAACAAGCCAGCTGTAGGCTAAAGGGAACGGCTTCCTGCCGAATCTGCCTGCCTGCAG is a window from the Caproicibacterium lactatifermentans genome containing:
- a CDS encoding energy-coupling factor transporter transmembrane component T, which gives rise to MKTNLKVMHFISRLMENDAQPKPSKILPALRIFVCILCILLCALAKNAFFVVAVIAVELLRLALQTPNMIRQVLKPVLTAVFFTALFLLPAVFLGSPRTMSTVTLKVFESVLVLSMMNATMTWKEVTDAFRALHAPQIFVFVLDMAVRFLVILGRYSNAILEAVSLRSVGKTNWKTSQTGGILGTTFLKSQQMSQETSEAMACRCFDGEYKSYASRRFCTLDLIYLLLIPALIALFFYSEWMMK
- a CDS encoding energy-coupling factor ABC transporter ATP-binding protein, with protein sequence MIQLDDVSFSYQGTTAVSHVTYRFEMGKCYVLHGPNGCGKSTLFRILNGLDFPTSGRYLLDGEEITEKKMKKPEFARAFHKKIGYVFQTSEVQLFTKSVEDEIAFGLIQLGLPDSEVQKRVEKYIQLLHLQPIRRRAPFNLSGGEKKRTALAAVLAMEPPVLILDEPISGLDDEGQEWITRFISGMKSPDKLMIVATHNRTFTQRIADVEVLMNRDHCFEQSRPLENGAETEL
- the cbiM gene encoding cobalt transporter CbiM, which codes for MHIPDNYLSPQTCAVMAAAMVPAWIVSVKKVKKEIPKEKLPLMGVAAAFSFISMMFNIPIPGGTTGHAVGGTLIALLLGPYAACISVSVALLLQALIFGDGGVLSFGANCFNMAFVLPFVGYAVATFISSRQKKKGKHILGAAVGSYLGINAAALCAAIEFGIQPMLFRDTAGKAMYCPYGLNISLPAMLIGHLTLFGLAEVVFTVGVLLFVQKTSPNLRTDQHRSETTQTPLPLRILLGALVVLTPLGLLAEGTAWGEWGENEIAAAGAGFTPSGMTSGLHYGALLPDYSVAGLPEWFGYMLSAVIGVAALIIIFKLISSAHRSPVAES